In the Alistipes provencensis genome, GAACAGCCGCGTCCGGATGGAGATCGAAGGCGTTCCGCCGTTCTATGCGACCGTCGCCATCGAGACCTCGGAGAACGCCTCCATGACCGGACTGGAGAACGGCATCCTGACGATCAACAGCTATAACCACGAGATTCCGCTGACCGTCACGTCGCAGGACGAAGAGGTGACGAAGATATGGACGGTCTACATCGACAAACCCGTGGAGGTTCAGATCGCCAACAGCGAATTTGAACTCTGGGGTGAGTTCAAGAACATCAACGGCGGCACCTACACCATCGACCCGACGCCCGGCGCCGGCTACGGATGGGGTACGGCCAATCTGACCATAATCGGTATGGGTGTAAAAGGGACCATGCCCGTCGAACGGGCCGACGGTACGTTGGCTGCCGAAATGACCACCTCTGAACAAAACACGGTATTCAAAGGTTACGTCGTAGCGTCCGGAACGCTCTATACGGGTCTGTTCAATCTCAATATCAATTACATCACCCAACCGCGCAAGATGACCAAATTCGGCATCCCCTACACGGCACGCCCCGCATCGGTTTCGATGGAGGTGAAATATGCCCCGGGTGCCCAGTTGAAGGAGGCGACGGCCGACGACAAGGGAAAATACTCGATCCATGACATCGATGGCGTGGACAAGGCCCACATCTGGGTGGAGCTGCTGCAATGGAGCGGCAGCGGAGCCATCGACTACGACGGGTCCGAGAACGCCGAGAACATCACCGTTCTGGGCCGCGCCGAACTGGTGATCGACGGTGCGAACAACCCCTACAAGGAGTGGTCGAAGATCACGCTCCCGATGGTCTACAACGAGCAATATGCCGATATTACGCCGACGCATATCGCCGTGGTGATGTCGTCGAGCAAGGACGGCGACAAGTTCATCGGCGCAATCGGCAGCAAGCTCACGGTAGACCACTTCGTGATTAATTACTAAAATACAAGCCAGCAAGTTATGAAACTCAAACATATCGCAATTCTCTCCTGCACGTTCGCCCTGCTCTCGGGCTCCGCCGCAAAAGCGGAAAACTCATCGTCGAAGGCGGCGAAAACGGGCGCCCGGACCGAGGAACTGAAACCCGCCCGTCAGAAACTGATTTCGTCGGACCAGAATATCTTCCGCGCAGGCGTACTGATCGGCACCGACATCGGCGGCGCCATTCCCGTGCCGTTCAAGTATATCCCCAGCACGTTCAACCCCTATCCGCAACTGAACCTCGACATGGGCGTCTTCGCCGAGTTCCGCCTCCACGACCGGTGGAGTCTCGGGGCCAATTTCATCTACAAGACCGTGGGAATGAAGGCCGACGCCCGCGTCTCGAACCAGAAATACGAGGATATGGAGGCCGGACTGCTCCAGTACTACACGGGTACGGCCAAAATGGACATGTCGTTCACGATGTTCGAGGTGCCGTTCTACGCCAAATACACCTTCAACAACCATGTGTCGCGCCTGCTGTTCGGCGGTTATTTTTCCTACAACCTGAAGGCGGAGTTCGAGACACTGGCCACGAAGGGCTATTCGGGCGGTGAACCGGACAAGGTGGAGGTGATCATCGAAAAGGGCGGTGAGCCGATCAACATGTCCTTCACCTCCTCGCTGCGCGATTTCGACGCCGGC is a window encoding:
- a CDS encoding porin family protein — its product is MKLKHIAILSCTFALLSGSAAKAENSSSKAAKTGARTEELKPARQKLISSDQNIFRAGVLIGTDIGGAIPVPFKYIPSTFNPYPQLNLDMGVFAEFRLHDRWSLGANFIYKTVGMKADARVSNQKYEDMEAGLLQYYTGTAKMDMSFTMFEVPFYAKYTFNNHVSRLLFGGYFSYNLKAEFETLATKGYSGGEPDKVEVIIEKGGEPINMSFTSSLRDFDAGVMVGYEHTVYNRLNIGIRVSMGFLDIFQKDTKYFDYKMLHMRGSIIVGYRLFH